GAAACGGGCCATGGCGCGTAGGGCTCCTAGCTGGAAAGAAGGGGAATCGGTCAGGCCGCGCTGAAGCTCGGGTCCTTCATCAGGAACGTCGCCAGCGGCGCGTCGTCCACCGTCGCCAGCGCCGTGAAGGTGACGCCCAGCTTCACGGGGGCCGTACGGACGAGGGCGATCTCCTCCGTCTCGGTCACCTGACCACGGGCGACGATCATGCGATACGTCACCTCGTCCCCGTCGGCGAACTCCAGCCCGAGCATCCGCTCGTCGAACTTCGGCTCGGCCGCCATCTCGTACTTGTAGAGGCCGGACCCGGTCGCCGTCTCCTTCACCTGCCCGCCGCCGAAGAAGAACGGCAGGGTGTCCTCGTTCAGCTGAAGCAGCTGGAACTTGAAACTGAGGTCGCGGTCGGAGTAGACGAACCTCGCCGAGCTGACGCTCTGCCAGGTGTCCACGGGGTCCAGCTTGTCCTTCTTGGAGATCTTGACCCCGTCGGTGGTGGTGTAGCCGAGGTCCTTCCACTCGGCACCCCACGCCGCACCGGTGTCGGCGGGCGGTGCGGTGGCGAGCGGGGCGATGAGGACCCGGCCACTGCCCGCGACCCGGATCTCCTTGGCGTTCGTTCCGGCCATCACTGCTCCTTGGTGGGAGATGGACATGACGTGCTACGGATGTGGTGCGCACCAGGCGCTGAGGGGACGTACGAGAGGGAACCGGCTCAGGCCGGGCGGACCACCAGCCGGGTGGTCGAGACATAGCGGTTGGCGGTGGCGTGCCGATAGTCGGGCAGCCAGCGCGGCCCGTCCTCCTCGACGACGTCCACGACGGTCGCCGCGCCGTGCACCGCGCCCCTGAGCTGGAGCATCAGAGCGCGGGCGACGAGGGAGACGGTATGGGCCGCGGCCTTGGACGGCCCGTACACCTCAAGATCGACCAGTGGATTGTCGAGCCGGGGATCCTCCGCCCAGGCCCCGCCGACCCGGGAGACCAGCACGGCACGCTGCGAGCCGTCGAACCCGGAGGGCGGCTGGACGTCCACAAGGACACCGGCCAGCTCACTACGGTCCTTCAGGAGATCGACGACCAGCTGCTCCACGTCCGGAAAGGTGACGTACGGCTCGCTCATCCCCGGGGCTCCGGCTCGCCGTCCCGCTCGGCCTCGGCCTCCGGCACGGGCCGCGCGATCACACCGAGCACTCCGCGCGCGGTCGAGTCGTCGACCTCGACGACATCCCCCGGCTCATGCCCGTTCCACCAGTAGGTCAGCTGGATTTTCTGCACAGCGCTTTCCCCCGAGCGTTCGGCTGTACGGCTGTGAAAGAACTGACGGGAGATCAACTTCCGCTGCGGTCAACAAGGTTGAGGTCCCCCGGAGCCCCAAATGTAACGGGCACCCCAAGCACAGCGTGAGCCACAAAAGATCTCGAACAGATAACGATAATGAAGAACGTGTGTACGACACCCATTCGGCCGCACCCCACCTGCGGAAACGCCCACCCCCTCGGACCGTAGGGGCATGACACAGAACAGCTTCCTCTCCGAGGTGAAGGACGCCGTCACCCCAAGAGCCACCCTGCTGGTCATCGGAGTGATCGCCCTCCAACTGCTGTTCATCGCCTCCTACGTCGGGGCACTGCACAACCCGAAGCCGAAGGACGTCCCCTTCGGCGTGGTCGCACCCCAGGTCGCGGCCGAGCAGGCGGTGACCCGGCTGGAGCGGCTGCCCGGCTCGCCCCTGGACCCGCGCGCGGTGGCCGACGCGGCGACGGCGCGCGAGCAGATCCTGAACCGGGACATCGACGGGGCGCTGATCATCGACCAGGCGGGGACGACGGACACGCTCCTGGTCGCGACCGGCGGTGGCACTGTCCTCGCCACCGCCCTGGAGACGATCGCCACCACCCTGGAGAAGGCCGAGCAGCGCACGGTCAGGGTCGTCGACGTGGCCCCGGCCTCGCCCCAGGACTTCGACGGGCTGTCGTCCTTCTACCTGGTCGTCGGCTGGTGCGTCGGCGGCTATCTGTGCGCCTCGATCCTGGCGATCAGCTCCGGCGCCCGGCCCGCCGACCCGCGCCGCGCGACGATCCGGCTGGTCGCCATGGCGCTGGTGTCGATCATCGGAGGGCTCGGCGGAGCGGTCATCATCGGGCCGATCCTGGGCGCCCTGCCCGGGAGCGTGGCCGCCCTCTGGGGGCTCGGCGCGCTGATCACGTTCGCCGTAGGGGCCGCAACGCTCGCGCTCCAGGGCATCTTCGGGATCGTCGGCATCGGCCTGGCGATCCTCATCGTGGTGATCGCGGGCAACCCGAGCGCGGGCGGCGCCTTCCCGCTGCCGATGCTGCCGCCGTTCTGGAACGCGATCGGCCCTGCGCTGCCGCCGGGCGCGGGGACGTGGGCGGCGCGCTCCATCGCGTACTTCAAGGGCAACGACACGACGGCGTCGCTCCTGGTGCTGTCGGCGTGGGCGGCTGCAGGGATCGTGATCACGATGGCCGCGGCGACGTTCCGACGGAGGCGGGCGGCAGGCTGACCCGGGCCCGTTGTCAGTCCCGTCTGCAAGCCTGGACACATGCTTCGCACACTCGCCGTCGAGAACTACCGGTCCCTGCGTCGCCTGATCGTGCCCCTGGACAGACTGAACGTGATCACGGGAGCGAACGGCACGGGCAAGTCCAGCCTGTACCGCGCCCTGCGGCTGCTGGCCGAGGCCGCGCGCGGCGGCGCCGTCGCGGCTCTCGCGCGCGAGGGCGGGCTGCCGTCGGTGCTGTGGGCGGGGCCCGAGAAGATCAGCCGTGCGGTGCGCGAGGGCCGCCTTCCGGTGCAGGGCACCGTCCGCTCGGGCCCGGTCAGCCTGCAACTGGGCTTCGCGGGGGACGAGTTCGGGTATGCGGTGGACTTCGGGTACCCGGTCCCGGCAGGTGCGCCGTCCATGTTCGACGTCGACCCGGAGATCAAGCGCGAGTGCATCTGGAGCGGGCCGGTGCTGCGCCCCGCCGCCGTGCTCTCGGACCGCACGGGGGCGGCCGTGAAGGTGCGCGGCGCGGGCGGCGCCTGGTCCCGGGCGCACGGGACGCTACGGCCGTACGACAGCATGCTCGGCGAAATGGCCGACCCCCAGCACGCGCCGGACGTGCTGGCGGTGCGCGAACTCATCAGATCCTGGCGGTTCTACGACCATGTCCGCACCGACGCCCACGCCCCGGCCCGCGCCGCCGTGATCGGCACCCGCACGCCGGTGCTCAGCGGCGACGGCTCCGACCTGGCGGCGGCGCTCCAGACGATCCGCGAGGTCGGTCACCGCGAGGCGCTGGACGAGGCAGTCGACGCGGCCTTCCCCGGCAGCCGGGTCGAGGTCATGAACCACGGCGGCCGGTTCGAACTCGCCCTGCGCCAGCACGGACTGCTGCGCCCGCTCACCGCGGCCGAGCTGTCCGACGGCACCCTGCGCTATCTGCTCTGGGCTGCCGCGCTGCTCACACCCCGGCCGCCGTCGCTGCTGGTCCTCAACGAGCCCGAGACCAGCCTCCACCCGGACCTGATCCCCCCGCTCGCCGATCTGATCCTCACCGCGACGAGGGACATCCAGATCATCGTCGTCACCCACGCGAGGCCGCTGGCCGACGCCTTGGCCAAGGGCGCGATACGTCACCGCCTGGACGTCAACTCCATAGAGCTGGTCAAGGAGTTCGGACAGACAGAGGTGGCGGGCCGCGGAGGCCCGCTGGACGAGCCCCTGTGGTACTGGCCGAAGCGCTGAGTGGGTCCGGCGAGTCCCCGTCCGGTTCGGCAGCGCCCCAAAGAGGCGCGGGGAACTGCGCGACCAGCCACGACGCAACCCGCAGCCGACACACCGGACTTCCAACCGCACGCGAAAGTCCCGCCCCTCATACAAGGGGCGGGACTTCACGGTGTTACAAAAGCGGCGGTCAGCCGATTTCCGTGCCCGTGGCAGACAGCGCCTCGGTCACCGGCTGGAAGAACGTCTCGCCGCCGGAGGTGCAGTCGCCGCTGCCGCCGGAGGTGAGGCCGATCGCCTGGTCGCCGGAGAACAGCGAGCCGCCGCTGTCACCGGGCTCGGCGCAGACGTCGGTCTGGATCAGGCCGTTGACGATGTCGCCGTTGCCGTAGTTCACGGTGGCGTCCAGGCCGGTGACCTTGCCGTCGTGCACCTGCGTGGTCGAGCCGCTGCGGGTGACCTCCATGCCGACCGTGGCCTCGGAGGCGCCCGCGATGGCCTGCGAGGAGCCGTTGTAGAGGTTGACCTCGCTCGGGTGCTCGACATCGGCCGTGTACTTGACCAGGCCGTAGTCGTTGTCCGGGAAGCTGGAGACCTCGTTGGTGCCCAGCTCGTTGCCGTCCGAGTCCTGCCAGTTGGTGATGGACTCGGTGCAGTGACCGGCGGTCAGGAAGAACGGCTCGCCGCCCTTGACGACGTTGAAGCCGAGCGAGCAGCGACCGCTGCCGTCGGTGATGGCGTCGCCGCCCGCGATGAAGGGCTTGAACTCGCCCTTGGTGCGCTTGAGTTCCGCCGTGGCGCCGAGCCCGTCGACCACCTTGGTCAGCTTGGCCCACTCGGCCTTGGAGACCGTGCGGTCGGCGGTGACGACGACCTTGTTGGTGGCCGGGTCGGTCATCCAGGAGGTGCCCGGGATGGTCGCGTCCTGCTTCAGGGTGGTCCGGGCGCTCTTGAGTTCGGCGAGGGAGTTCGCCACGACTCTGGCCTTGGCGCCGGCCTCCTCGACGGTCTGGGCGGCGGCCTCGTCGAGCACGTTGACGACTAGGTTCTTCGTCTGCGCGTCGTAGTAGGTGCCGGCCGCGT
This genomic window from Streptomyces sp. DG2A-72 contains:
- a CDS encoding phage tail protein, with the translated sequence MAGTNAKEIRVAGSGRVLIAPLATAPPADTGAAWGAEWKDLGYTTTDGVKISKKDKLDPVDTWQSVSSARFVYSDRDLSFKFQLLQLNEDTLPFFFGGGQVKETATGSGLYKYEMAAEPKFDERMLGLEFADGDEVTYRMIVARGQVTETEEIALVRTAPVKLGVTFTALATVDDAPLATFLMKDPSFSAA
- a CDS encoding DUF3533 domain-containing protein; translated protein: MTQNSFLSEVKDAVTPRATLLVIGVIALQLLFIASYVGALHNPKPKDVPFGVVAPQVAAEQAVTRLERLPGSPLDPRAVADAATAREQILNRDIDGALIIDQAGTTDTLLVATGGGTVLATALETIATTLEKAEQRTVRVVDVAPASPQDFDGLSSFYLVVGWCVGGYLCASILAISSGARPADPRRATIRLVAMALVSIIGGLGGAVIIGPILGALPGSVAALWGLGALITFAVGAATLALQGIFGIVGIGLAILIVVIAGNPSAGGAFPLPMLPPFWNAIGPALPPGAGTWAARSIAYFKGNDTTASLLVLSAWAAAGIVITMAAATFRRRRAAG
- a CDS encoding AAA family ATPase encodes the protein MLRTLAVENYRSLRRLIVPLDRLNVITGANGTGKSSLYRALRLLAEAARGGAVAALAREGGLPSVLWAGPEKISRAVREGRLPVQGTVRSGPVSLQLGFAGDEFGYAVDFGYPVPAGAPSMFDVDPEIKRECIWSGPVLRPAAVLSDRTGAAVKVRGAGGAWSRAHGTLRPYDSMLGEMADPQHAPDVLAVRELIRSWRFYDHVRTDAHAPARAAVIGTRTPVLSGDGSDLAAALQTIREVGHREALDEAVDAAFPGSRVEVMNHGGRFELALRQHGLLRPLTAAELSDGTLRYLLWAAALLTPRPPSLLVLNEPETSLHPDLIPPLADLILTATRDIQIIVVTHARPLADALAKGAIRHRLDVNSIELVKEFGQTEVAGRGGPLDEPLWYWPKR
- a CDS encoding S1 family peptidase, which translates into the protein MKHRRIPKRRAAVAGAGIAALVAAGVTLQTANASESTENSAPETLSVMAAGKLASTLGKELGTDAAGTYYDAQTKNLVVNVLDEAAAQTVEEAGAKARVVANSLAELKSARTTLKQDATIPGTSWMTDPATNKVVVTADRTVSKAEWAKLTKVVDGLGATAELKRTKGEFKPFIAGGDAITDGSGRCSLGFNVVKGGEPFFLTAGHCTESITNWQDSDGNELGTNEVSSFPDNDYGLVKYTADVEHPSEVNLYNGSSQAIAGASEATVGMEVTRSGSTTQVHDGKVTGLDATVNYGNGDIVNGLIQTDVCAEPGDSGGSLFSGDQAIGLTSGGSGDCTSGGETFFQPVTEALSATGTEIG